Proteins from a single region of Lepus europaeus isolate LE1 chromosome 4, mLepTim1.pri, whole genome shotgun sequence:
- the TRIB1 gene encoding tribbles homolog 1 → MRAGPVRSSMSGASQPRGPALLLPAARGTPTKRLLDADDAAAAAAKCPRLSECPSPPDYLSPPGSPCSPQPLPAAPGAGGGSGSAPGPSRIADYLLLPLAEREHVSRALCIHTGRELRCKVFPIKHYQDKIRPYIQLPSHRNITGIVEVILGETKAYVFFEKDFGDMHSYVRSRKRLREEEGARLFKQIVSAVAHCHQSAIVLGDLKLRKFVFSTEERTQLRLESLEDTHIIKGEDDALSDKHGCPAYVSPEILNTTGTYSGKAADVWGLGVMLYTLLVGRYPFHDSDPSALFSKIRRGQFCIPEHISPKARCLIRSLLRREPSERLTAPEILLHPWFESALEPGYVDAEMGTADQTVPEFQEDSDMSSFFC, encoded by the exons ATGCGGGCCGGTCCCGTGCGCTCTTCCATGAGCGGCGCCTCGCAACCCCGGGGCCCGGCCCTGCTGCTCCCGGCCGCTCGGGGCACCCCGACCAAACGGCTGCTGGATGCGGAcgacgcggcggcggcggcggccaagTGCCCGCGACTCTCCGAGTGCCCAAGCCCCCCGGACTACCTCAGCCCCCCCGGCTCGCCGTGCAGCCCGCAGCCCCTGCCCGCTGCGCCGGGGGCCGGCGGCGGCTCCGGGAGCGCGCCGGGGCCCAGCCGCATCGCGGACTACCTGCTACTGCCCCTAGCCGAGCGCGAGCATGTGTCCCGGGCGCTGTGCATCCACACGGGCCGCGAGCTGCGCTGCAAG GTGTTTCCCATTAAACACTACCAGGACAAAATCAGGCCTTACATCCAGCTGCCGTCACACAGGAACATCACCGGCATCGTGGAAGTGATCCTTGGGGAGACCAAGGCCTACGTCTTCTTTGAGAAGGACTTCGGGGACATGCACTCCTACGTGCGAAGCCGGAAGAGGCTGCGGGAAGAGGAGGGCGCCAGGCTCTTCAAGCAGATCGTCTCTGCGGTCGCCCACTGCCACCAGTCGGCCATCGTGCTAGGGGACCTGAAGCTTAGGAAGTTCGTCTTCTCCACGGAGGAGAG GACCCAGCTCAGGCTGGAAAGTCTGGAAGATACCCACATCATCAAGGGGGAAGACGACGCCTTGTCAGACAAGCACGGGTGTCCAGCCTACGTGAGCCCCGAGATTCTCAACACCACGGGGACCTACTCCGGGAAGGCGGCGGACGTTTGGGGCCTCGGGGTGATGCTGTACACCCTGTTGGTCGGACGATACCCCTTCCACGACTCGGACCCCAGCGCCCTCTTCTCCAAAATCCGACGTGGACAGTTCTGCATTCCCGAGCACATTTcccccaaagccaggtgcctcatTCGCAGCCTCCTGAGACGGGAGCCCTCCGAGAGACTCACAGCTCCCGAGATCCTGCTCCATCCCTGGTTCGAATCCGCCTTGGAACCCGGGTACGTCGACGCGGAAATGGGAACCGCAGACCAGACTGTGCCCGAGTTCCAGGAGGACAGTGACATGAGTTCCTTCTTCTGCTAA